One segment of Nostoc piscinale CENA21 DNA contains the following:
- a CDS encoding ATP-binding cassette domain-containing protein has product MQQVNLQNLLNRVENFDAEVPWENILSLGEQQRLAFARLLVTYPRFTILDEATSALDLKK; this is encoded by the coding sequence TTGCAACAAGTTAATCTACAAAACTTGCTAAATCGAGTAGAAAACTTTGATGCTGAAGTTCCTTGGGAAAATATATTATCGTTGGGAGAACAACAACGTCTGGCGTTCGCACGTCTATTGGTTACTTATCCTAGGTTCACCATATTAGATGAAGCTACAAGTGCCTTGGATTTAAAAAAATGA
- a CDS encoding NUDIX hydrolase translates to MPGRNHKKIPTPLNQQPLADFKVGVDNVIFSVDTAQNRLLVLLVMRQQEPFLNYWSLPGTLVRQGESLEDAAYRIMAEKIRVNNLYLEQLYTFGGPNRDPREATDSYGVRYLSVSYFALVRFEEAELIADKVAGIAWYPVKQVPQLAFDHNQLLTYGHRRLRNKLEYSPVAFEVLPEMFTLNDLYQLYTTVLGENFSDYSNFRARLLKLGFLCDTGVKVSRGAGRPASLYKFDAEAFAPFKDKPLVFI, encoded by the coding sequence ATGCCAGGACGCAACCACAAAAAGATTCCAACTCCGCTAAATCAACAACCTTTGGCTGATTTTAAGGTAGGTGTGGATAATGTAATTTTTTCTGTAGACACTGCTCAAAATCGACTTTTGGTTCTCTTAGTCATGCGACAGCAAGAACCATTTTTAAATTATTGGAGTCTTCCTGGGACGTTAGTGCGTCAAGGCGAATCTTTAGAAGATGCTGCCTATCGCATCATGGCAGAGAAAATCCGAGTCAACAATCTTTATTTAGAACAGTTGTATACCTTTGGCGGGCCAAACCGCGACCCCAGAGAAGCAACCGATAGTTATGGCGTGCGTTATTTATCAGTGAGTTATTTTGCCCTCGTCAGATTTGAAGAAGCCGAATTAATTGCTGATAAAGTCGCGGGAATTGCTTGGTATCCCGTCAAGCAAGTGCCACAGTTAGCCTTTGACCATAATCAACTGCTAACTTACGGTCATAGACGACTGCGAAATAAGTTAGAGTACAGCCCAGTCGCCTTTGAAGTTTTACCAGAAATGTTTACTTTAAACGATTTGTATCAACTATACACAACCGTGTTAGGCGAGAACTTTTCTGATTACTCTAATTTTCGGGCGCGACTACTCAAGTTAGGTTTTTTGTGCGATACCGGAGTAAAGGTATCACGGGGTGCAGGCCGCCCAGCTAGTTTATATAAATTCGACGCTGAAGCTTTTGCACCCTTTAAAGATAAACCTTTGGTGTTTATTTAA
- a CDS encoding nicotinate-nucleotide adenylyltransferase, with the protein MRIALFGTSADPPTAGHQEILRWLSERYDWVAVWAADNPFKSHQTQLEHRAAMLRLLIADMDAPRHNVAVTQDLSSWRTLETVEKAKQHWGEEAEYTLVIGSDLINQLPRWYKIEDLLQQVQLLIVPRPGYAIEESSLEAIEKLRGKIAIATLTGLNVSSTAYREHGDTEALIAPIVAYIHQQHLYKCQDATTKRFQLR; encoded by the coding sequence ATGAGAATTGCTTTATTTGGTACAAGTGCCGATCCCCCAACAGCTGGGCATCAAGAGATTTTAAGGTGGTTGTCAGAACGTTATGATTGGGTGGCAGTGTGGGCGGCGGATAATCCCTTTAAGTCCCATCAAACACAATTAGAACATCGGGCGGCGATGCTGCGGTTGTTAATTGCCGATATGGATGCGCCAAGGCATAACGTGGCAGTGACACAGGATTTAAGTAGCTGGCGAACCCTAGAAACTGTGGAAAAAGCCAAACAGCATTGGGGTGAAGAAGCGGAATACACCTTAGTTATTGGTTCAGATTTGATCAATCAACTACCACGCTGGTATAAAATTGAAGATTTATTACAGCAAGTGCAACTACTGATTGTGCCACGACCAGGATATGCGATAGAAGAATCTAGCTTAGAGGCAATCGAAAAGCTGAGAGGAAAAATTGCGATCGCTACCCTCACAGGTTTAAATGTATCCTCAACAGCTTATCGTGAGCATGGAGATACTGAAGCACTCATAGCTCCCATTGTTGCTTATATTCATCAACAGCATTTGTACAAATGCCAGGACGCAACCACAAAAAGATTCCAACTCCGCTAA
- a CDS encoding ATP-binding cassette domain-containing protein, which translates to MNLRLLADFFSYVERLNEFLNVIEEVTKKPENVSTIKTIEENHNRLAFEHFSLQTPNYEQLIVKDLSLSVQPGEGLLIIGSSGRGKSSLLRAIAGLWNAGSGRIVRPPLEEVLFLPQRPYIILGTLREQLLYPHTDRKVSDTELKKSFATS; encoded by the coding sequence ATGAATTTGCGACTTCTGGCGGATTTTTTTAGTTATGTTGAACGTTTAAATGAGTTTTTAAATGTTATAGAAGAAGTCACTAAAAAACCAGAGAATGTAAGTACTATTAAGACGATAGAAGAAAACCACAACCGTCTAGCTTTTGAGCATTTCAGTTTACAAACACCTAACTATGAACAGCTAATTGTCAAAGATTTGTCATTGTCTGTTCAGCCTGGAGAAGGTTTGTTAATTATAGGGTCTAGTGGTCGAGGAAAAAGTTCTTTATTAAGAGCGATCGCAGGTTTGTGGAATGCAGGATCTGGCCGTATAGTACGCCCACCGCTAGAAGAAGTTTTATTCTTACCTCAACGTCCCTATATAATTCTAGGAACTTTGCGAGAACAGTTACTCTATCCACATACAGATCGTAAAGTGAGTGACACAGAACTCAAAAAAAGTTTTGCAACAAGTTAA
- a CDS encoding alpha/beta hydrolase yields MNLECQQNIKKRIKGKIEKIELHSKVLASSRNLHIYLPPSYTNNSIQRYPVVYMHYGQHLFEPQKLDGESWMVHETIEELLDADLIDEIIVVGIAAVRATVESDYWHYAGLFKNQSLNGHTYESFVVEEVKPFIDRNFRTFSDRSHTAMIGCCAGATASYNIAERHSNVFGKVGMLSPAVRSFDTNTWLYSWPMRKPEFMLWIDVGDAEGIFTPPVRDLVDVLLTQGCIPNTDFFYYLEPDAAHRDIFWGKRLKNPLLLFFGKKCQTVSVELQGDNVLGIGSKPLTVNPIVECDTGLRYTDLTGNYHIEQPEILSVEQGNRMTGLSPGITQVSFLSQGLKTSRTYKVVSSLPDQVQLHLRAHVPEETPQVEEIHFGTLALQQTSKNIYEGKYTLPRGFALKDFFSCGMRNFERQKDGSPMPLRLLQAQYDTEIEYKIERWSKF; encoded by the coding sequence ATGAACCTAGAATGTCAGCAAAACATTAAAAAACGAATTAAGGGAAAGATAGAAAAAATTGAATTACATTCCAAGGTTTTAGCTAGTAGCCGCAATTTACATATTTATCTACCACCCAGTTATACAAATAATTCTATACAGCGTTATCCTGTTGTTTATATGCACTATGGACAGCACCTATTTGAGCCACAAAAATTAGATGGTGAATCTTGGATGGTGCATGAAACAATTGAGGAACTTCTTGATGCTGATTTAATTGATGAAATTATTGTTGTCGGTATTGCTGCTGTCCGCGCTACTGTAGAATCTGATTACTGGCACTATGCAGGCTTGTTTAAAAATCAATCTTTAAATGGTCATACCTATGAAAGCTTTGTTGTGGAAGAGGTGAAGCCATTTATAGATAGAAACTTTAGAACTTTTAGCGATCGCTCTCACACTGCTATGATTGGTTGTTGTGCTGGTGCAACCGCCAGTTATAACATTGCCGAACGCCACTCCAATGTTTTTGGCAAGGTAGGTATGCTTTCACCTGCTGTCCGTAGCTTTGATACTAATACTTGGCTGTACTCTTGGCCGATGCGTAAACCAGAGTTTATGCTCTGGATTGATGTTGGTGATGCTGAAGGAATTTTTACCCCTCCTGTAAGAGACTTGGTTGATGTACTGTTAACTCAAGGTTGTATACCTAACACTGATTTTTTTTACTACCTTGAACCGGATGCTGCTCACCGGGACATTTTCTGGGGTAAACGCCTGAAGAACCCACTGCTGCTGTTTTTTGGTAAAAAATGTCAGACAGTCTCAGTAGAATTACAGGGTGATAACGTTCTAGGTATAGGAAGTAAACCGCTAACAGTCAATCCCATTGTGGAGTGTGACACCGGATTACGTTATACGGATCTCACTGGTAATTATCATATCGAGCAACCAGAAATTCTGTCTGTGGAGCAGGGCAACCGGATGACTGGGCTTTCCCCTGGTATAACTCAAGTATCCTTCTTATCTCAAGGTTTAAAAACATCCCGTACTTACAAAGTTGTATCCAGTCTTCCCGATCAGGTACAACTTCATCTACGCGCTCATGTTCCAGAAGAAACACCACAGGTTGAAGAGATACATTTTGGCACATTGGCCTTACAGCAAACCAGTAAAAATATATATGAGGGTAAATATACTTTACCAAGAGGTTTTGCCTTAAAAGATTTTTTTAGCTGTGGGATGCGTAACTTTGAGCGACAAAAGGACGGTTCACCGATGCCATTACGGTTATTACAAGCACAATATGATACAGAAATAGAGTATAAGATTGAACGCTGGTCTAAGTTTTAA
- a CDS encoding NAD+ synthase, with protein MKIAIAQLNPTIGDIPGNVQKILESAQDAVKSGARLLLTPELSLCGYPPRDLLLNPSFVSAMSTALQQLARDLPPELAVLVGTVEPNTKSHITGGKSLFNSIALLESGKIKQVFYKRLLPTYDVFDEDRYFEPGLQPNHFTLDDIHIGVTICEDLWNDEEFWGKRSYAVNPIADLAILGVDLIVNLSASPYSVGKPQFRESMLKHSAVRFQQPMIYVNQVGSNDDLIFDGYSFALNGQGEIMCRARGFATDLVNVDFNKKTRDLQLSSLTPECESEEEEVWQALVLGVQDYALKCRFSKVVLGLSGGVDSALVAAIATAALGKENVLGVLMPSPYSSEHSVSDALALGNNLGIETTILPIGELMQSFDHSLADLFAGTEFGIAEENIQSRIRGNLLMAIANKFGYLLLSTGNKSEMAVGYCTLYGDMNGGLAVIADVPKTRVYKICHWLNSHPSALSTQHSALPTEIIPQNILTKAPSAELKPGQVDQDSLPAYEVLDDILQRFIHDHQSAAQIVEAGHDPMIVDRVIQMVARAEFKRRQAPPGLKITDRAFGTGWRMPIASSWVTIKNAYQAIPVSTNTLPFKG; from the coding sequence ATGAAAATTGCGATCGCTCAACTTAATCCAACCATTGGTGACATCCCCGGAAACGTTCAAAAGATTCTAGAATCTGCCCAAGATGCAGTAAAATCAGGCGCACGTTTATTATTAACCCCAGAACTTTCTTTGTGTGGTTATCCACCCAGAGATTTATTATTAAATCCTAGTTTTGTCTCGGCTATGAGTACGGCATTACAACAATTAGCCAGAGATTTACCACCGGAACTAGCTGTGTTAGTCGGCACTGTTGAACCAAATACCAAATCCCATATTACTGGCGGTAAAAGTTTATTTAATAGTATTGCTTTATTAGAGTCGGGCAAAATCAAACAAGTTTTTTATAAGCGGCTGTTGCCAACTTATGATGTATTTGATGAAGACCGCTATTTTGAACCAGGGTTACAACCTAATCATTTCACTTTAGATGATATTCATATTGGCGTAACTATTTGCGAAGATTTATGGAATGATGAAGAATTTTGGGGTAAACGTAGTTATGCTGTCAATCCTATTGCAGACTTAGCAATTTTAGGCGTAGATTTAATTGTTAATTTATCTGCTTCACCTTACAGCGTAGGCAAACCGCAGTTTCGAGAATCAATGCTGAAACATAGCGCGGTGCGTTTTCAACAGCCGATGATTTATGTTAACCAAGTCGGTAGTAATGATGATTTAATATTCGATGGTTATAGTTTTGCCTTGAATGGTCAAGGCGAAATTATGTGTCGCGCCCGTGGTTTTGCCACTGACTTAGTAAATGTGGACTTTAACAAGAAAACACGAGATTTACAGTTAAGTTCTTTAACACCTGAGTGCGAATCAGAAGAAGAGGAAGTCTGGCAAGCTTTGGTTTTGGGTGTGCAGGACTATGCCTTAAAATGTCGCTTTTCTAAAGTAGTATTAGGTTTAAGTGGTGGCGTAGATTCAGCATTAGTCGCTGCGATCGCTACAGCAGCATTAGGTAAAGAAAATGTTCTCGGTGTCCTGATGCCATCACCTTACAGTTCCGAACATTCTGTTAGTGATGCTTTGGCATTAGGTAACAATTTAGGCATTGAAACCACTATTTTACCGATAGGCGAATTAATGCAAAGCTTTGATCATAGCCTTGCTGACTTGTTTGCTGGCACAGAATTTGGCATTGCCGAAGAAAATATTCAATCGCGGATTCGCGGTAACTTATTAATGGCGATCGCTAACAAATTTGGCTATCTCTTATTATCCACTGGCAATAAATCAGAAATGGCCGTCGGTTACTGTACCCTCTACGGCGACATGAACGGCGGGTTAGCAGTCATCGCCGATGTTCCAAAAACCCGCGTTTATAAAATTTGCCACTGGTTAAACTCCCATCCCTCAGCACTCAGCACTCAGCACTCAGCACTCCCAACTGAAATTATTCCCCAAAATATCCTCACCAAAGCCCCCAGTGCTGAACTCAAACCCGGCCAAGTTGATCAAGATTCCCTCCCAGCTTATGAAGTTTTAGACGACATCTTGCAACGCTTCATTCATGACCATCAATCAGCCGCCCAAATAGTTGAAGCAGGCCACGACCCCATGATTGTAGACCGAGTAATTCAAATGGTTGCCCGTGCCGAATTTAAGCGCCGTCAAGCACCCCCCGGCTTGAAAATTACCGACCGCGCCTTTGGTACAGGCTGGCGAATGCCAATTGCTAGTAGCTGGGTAACCATCAAAAATGCTTATCAAGCCATACCTGTCTCTACTAATACCTTGCCATTCAAAGGCTAA